One Actinosynnema pretiosum DNA segment encodes these proteins:
- a CDS encoding carboxyl transferase domain-containing protein translates to MAAPVLRSTADRASDAFRRGVEAHTALTADLRARLAAAATGGPERARARHVERGKLLPRDRVDALLDPGSPFLELSPLAANGLYGDEAPGAGVITGVGRVEGRECVVVANDATVKGGTYYPMTVKKHLRAQEVALHNHLPCAYLVDSGGAFLPRQDEVFPDREHFGRIFFNQATMSARGIPQIAAVLGSCTAGGAYVPAMSDEAVIVRGQGTIFLGGPPLVKAATGEVVTAEELGGGELHSRVSGVTDHLAEDDAHALAIVRSIVGTLGPRAPRPWEVAPTEEPAHDPADLYGVVPVDSRTPYDVREVIARVVDGSRFQEFKREYGQTLVTGFARIHGHPVGIVANNGVLFGESALKGAHFIQLCDQRGVPLVFLQNISGFMVGREYEAGGIAKHGAKMVTAVACARVPKFTVVIGGSFGAGNYSMCGRAYSPRFLWMWPNARISVMGGEQAASVLATVRRDQRPDWSAEDEEAFKAPIRAQYEDQGNPYYSTARLWDDGVIDPLDTRAVLGLALSAAANAPLDPVGYGVFRM, encoded by the coding sequence ATGGCAGCCCCCGTCCTGCGCAGCACCGCCGACCGGGCGTCCGACGCGTTCCGGCGCGGCGTCGAGGCGCACACCGCGCTGACCGCCGACCTGCGCGCCCGGCTCGCCGCCGCCGCGACCGGCGGCCCCGAGAGGGCCCGCGCCCGGCACGTCGAGCGCGGCAAGCTGCTGCCCCGCGACCGGGTCGACGCCCTGCTCGACCCCGGCTCCCCGTTCCTGGAGCTGTCCCCGCTCGCCGCGAACGGCCTGTACGGCGACGAGGCCCCCGGCGCGGGCGTCATCACCGGCGTCGGCCGCGTCGAGGGCCGCGAGTGCGTGGTGGTCGCCAACGACGCCACCGTCAAGGGCGGCACCTACTACCCGATGACGGTCAAGAAGCACCTGCGCGCCCAGGAGGTGGCGCTGCACAACCACCTGCCGTGCGCCTACCTGGTCGACTCCGGCGGCGCGTTCCTGCCCCGCCAGGACGAGGTGTTCCCCGACCGCGAGCACTTCGGCCGGATCTTCTTCAACCAGGCCACCATGTCCGCGCGCGGCATCCCGCAGATCGCCGCCGTCCTCGGCTCCTGCACGGCGGGCGGCGCGTACGTGCCCGCCATGAGCGACGAGGCCGTGATCGTCCGGGGCCAGGGCACGATCTTCCTGGGCGGCCCGCCGCTGGTGAAGGCCGCCACCGGCGAGGTCGTCACCGCCGAGGAGCTCGGCGGCGGCGAGCTGCACTCGCGGGTCTCCGGCGTCACCGACCACCTCGCCGAGGACGACGCGCACGCCCTCGCCATCGTCCGCTCCATCGTCGGCACGCTCGGCCCCCGCGCGCCCCGCCCGTGGGAGGTCGCGCCGACCGAGGAGCCCGCGCACGACCCGGCCGACCTCTACGGGGTCGTCCCGGTCGACAGCCGCACCCCGTACGACGTGCGCGAGGTCATCGCCAGGGTGGTCGACGGCAGCCGGTTCCAGGAGTTCAAGCGCGAGTACGGGCAGACCCTCGTCACCGGGTTCGCCCGGATCCACGGCCACCCGGTCGGGATCGTGGCCAACAACGGCGTGCTGTTCGGCGAGTCCGCGCTCAAGGGCGCGCACTTCATCCAGCTCTGCGACCAGCGCGGCGTGCCGCTGGTGTTCCTGCAGAACATCAGCGGGTTCATGGTCGGCCGCGAGTACGAGGCGGGCGGCATCGCCAAGCACGGCGCGAAGATGGTCACCGCCGTCGCCTGCGCCCGCGTCCCCAAGTTCACCGTCGTCATCGGCGGCTCGTTCGGCGCGGGCAACTACTCGATGTGCGGGCGGGCCTACTCGCCCCGCTTCCTGTGGATGTGGCCCAACGCCCGCATCTCCGTCATGGGCGGCGAGCAGGCCGCGTCCGTCCTGGCCACCGTCCGGCGCGACCAGCGGCCCGACTGGTCCGCCGAGGACGAGGAGGCCTTCAAGGCCCCCATCCGCGCCCAGTACGAGGACCAGGGCAACCCCTACTACTCGACCGCCCGGCTGTGGGACGACGGCGTGATCGACCCGCTGGACACCCGCGCCGTGCTCGGCCTGGCGCTGTCCGCGGCGGCGAACGCCCCGCTCGACCCCGTCGGCTACGGCGTCTTCCGGATGTGA
- a CDS encoding SACE_7040 family transcriptional regulator: MTPTAKQTRREQILSAAAELFARHGFHGVGIDDIGAAVGISGPALYRHFRSKDAMLGEMLTAISERLLDGGRARVDAAADPEAALRALVGWHVDFALDDPALITVQMRNLANLTDPDRRRVRALQRGYVEVWVRVVQDGVRGVDEPTARAAAHAVFGLINSTPHSAHLDREQMAALLTRMALASITSSGAPRTGQPA, translated from the coding sequence GTGACCCCGACCGCGAAGCAGACCCGGCGCGAGCAGATCCTCTCGGCGGCGGCCGAGCTGTTCGCCCGCCACGGTTTCCACGGCGTGGGGATCGACGACATCGGCGCCGCGGTCGGCATCTCCGGGCCCGCCCTCTACCGGCACTTCCGCAGCAAGGACGCGATGCTCGGCGAGATGCTGACCGCCATCAGCGAGCGCCTGCTCGACGGCGGCCGGGCCAGGGTCGACGCCGCCGCCGACCCGGAGGCCGCGCTGCGCGCGCTGGTCGGCTGGCACGTGGACTTCGCGCTGGACGACCCGGCGCTGATCACCGTGCAGATGCGCAACCTGGCCAACCTGACCGACCCGGACCGCAGGCGGGTCCGGGCGCTCCAGCGCGGCTACGTCGAGGTGTGGGTGCGGGTCGTCCAGGACGGCGTGCGCGGGGTGGACGAGCCGACCGCGCGGGCCGCCGCGCACGCGGTCTTCGGGCTGATCAACTCCACCCCGCACAGCGCGCACCTGGACCGCGAGCAGATGGCCGCCCTGCTGACCAGGATGGCGCTGGCGTCGATCACCTCGTCCGGCGCGCCGCGGACCGGCCAGCCCGCCTGA
- a CDS encoding phospholipase A2, with protein MSAAERTARGWPGLDLLARLPAWSRFVLVTLAVLVCGVVASRPATAAKDEPLTGDAATAAAAVDALRHPSAADPLAAFPADFDAVMGRSPSAVPAGDGTLRAADPSGDCSGPAGATSWDFDLACKSHDLGYDLLRYAEIKGQPLPQSARRELDTRLELDMHDRCRANPRGSESQCHAVASVYAAGLEFNSWRQRWSAPGHEPVLAWGFGSAVVVLLLLARVPGARARRGGGPGEGDGGPEAARPAPLPASPDRYATFLRLASLGLVVAGQSLLTLSRWSGFGAPWLWVAAWVLQAVPVFFFAGGHANLLAWQAVRADHGGYGRYLTGRLTWLLRPVLAFVLAWLVLPLPLQLLDVPEDGVELFGRLIAQPLWFVGVYLVAVAATPLMAALHRRARLLTPFALVALMAVVDAVRVAHEWRTGGYATLVLGALLLQQLGFCYADGSLARVRRSAYAGLALVSAPALAALLALGGHPGAAVALPGDDVEGAGSPTVLLLVLALGQLCLVMLLRERATAWLAGGTPWRVVHYARTAPMTLYLGYLTALAAVVGSLGLLDSPSTAVTWLLTSGVPRWPALLVLLLLPLLRAFHRFERHQALPLCRTRETHRTRLAVTLGVGYGALGVVGFVVTGFAGQAGSLGGLQVDALQNLIHLLLGWYLVHVARSGACHDRGPWLLTALACVPPMLVLEPTSSVLALHGATIAVALLACAAKQDQQRAPEHWQPREALHHP; from the coding sequence ATGAGCGCAGCCGAACGCACCGCGCGGGGCTGGCCGGGGCTCGACCTCCTCGCCCGGCTGCCCGCCTGGTCCCGCTTCGTCCTGGTCACCCTGGCGGTCCTCGTCTGCGGTGTGGTCGCCTCGCGCCCGGCCACCGCCGCCAAGGACGAGCCGCTGACCGGGGACGCCGCGACCGCGGCGGCGGCCGTGGACGCGCTGCGCCACCCGAGCGCCGCCGACCCGCTGGCCGCGTTCCCCGCCGACTTCGACGCGGTCATGGGCCGCAGCCCGAGCGCGGTCCCCGCCGGGGACGGCACGCTGCGCGCGGCCGACCCGTCCGGCGACTGCTCCGGTCCGGCGGGCGCCACGAGCTGGGACTTCGACCTGGCCTGCAAGTCCCACGACCTCGGCTACGACCTGCTGCGCTACGCCGAGATCAAGGGCCAGCCGCTCCCGCAGTCCGCGCGCCGCGAGCTGGACACCCGGCTGGAGCTGGACATGCACGACCGCTGCCGGGCCAACCCGCGCGGCTCGGAGTCGCAGTGCCACGCGGTGGCCTCGGTGTACGCGGCGGGCCTGGAGTTCAACTCCTGGCGGCAGCGCTGGAGCGCGCCCGGCCACGAGCCGGTGCTGGCCTGGGGCTTCGGCAGCGCCGTGGTCGTGCTCCTGCTGCTGGCGCGCGTCCCCGGCGCCCGCGCCCGCCGCGGGGGCGGGCCCGGCGAGGGCGACGGGGGCCCCGAGGCCGCCCGCCCCGCGCCGCTCCCGGCCAGCCCCGACCGGTACGCCACCTTCCTGCGCCTGGCCAGCCTCGGCCTGGTCGTCGCGGGCCAGTCGCTGCTCACCCTCTCCCGCTGGTCCGGCTTCGGCGCCCCGTGGCTGTGGGTGGCCGCCTGGGTGCTCCAGGCGGTCCCGGTGTTCTTCTTCGCGGGCGGCCACGCCAACCTGCTCGCCTGGCAGGCCGTGCGCGCCGACCACGGCGGCTACGGCCGCTACCTGACCGGCAGGCTGACCTGGCTGCTGCGCCCGGTGCTGGCGTTCGTGCTGGCCTGGCTGGTCCTGCCGCTGCCGCTGCAGCTGCTGGACGTGCCCGAGGACGGCGTCGAGCTGTTCGGCAGGCTGATCGCCCAGCCGCTGTGGTTCGTCGGCGTCTACCTGGTCGCGGTCGCCGCCACCCCGCTCATGGCCGCGCTGCACCGCAGGGCCCGCCTGCTCACCCCGTTCGCGCTGGTCGCGCTGATGGCGGTGGTGGACGCGGTCCGGGTCGCCCACGAGTGGCGCACCGGCGGCTACGCCACCCTGGTGCTGGGCGCGCTGCTGCTCCAGCAGCTGGGCTTCTGCTACGCGGACGGCTCGCTGGCCAGGGTCCGCCGGTCCGCGTACGCGGGCCTGGCGCTGGTGTCCGCGCCCGCGCTGGCCGCGCTGCTGGCGCTGGGCGGCCACCCCGGCGCGGCGGTCGCGCTGCCGGGCGACGACGTCGAGGGCGCCGGGTCGCCCACGGTGCTCCTGCTGGTGCTGGCCCTGGGCCAGCTGTGCCTGGTGATGCTGCTGCGCGAGCGGGCGACCGCGTGGCTGGCGGGCGGCACGCCGTGGCGGGTGGTGCACTACGCGCGCACCGCCCCCATGACCCTGTACCTGGGTTACCTGACCGCGCTGGCCGCCGTCGTCGGCTCACTGGGCCTGCTGGACTCCCCGAGCACCGCGGTGACCTGGCTGCTCACCTCCGGCGTCCCCCGCTGGCCCGCGCTGCTCGTGCTGCTCCTGCTGCCGCTGCTGCGGGCGTTCCACCGCTTCGAGCGGCACCAGGCGCTCCCGCTGTGCCGGACCAGGGAGACGCACCGCACCAGGCTCGCGGTCACCCTCGGCGTCGGCTACGGCGCGCTGGGCGTGGTCGGGTTCGTGGTGACCGGGTTCGCGGGCCAGGCGGGCAGCCTCGGCGGGCTCCAGGTCGACGCGCTGCAGAACCTCATCCACCTGCTCCTGGGCTGGTACCTGGTGCACGTGGCCCGCTCCGGGGCCTGCCACGACCGGGGGCCGTGGCTGCTGACCGCGCTGGCCTGCGTCCCGCCGATGCTGGTGCTGGAGCCGACCAGTTCGGTGCTGGCGCTGCACGGGGCGACGATCGCGGTGGCGCTGCTGGCCTGCGCCGCGAAGCAGGACCAGCAGCGCGCACCAGAGCACTGGCAGCCACGCGAGGCGCTGCACCACCCATGA
- a CDS encoding alpha/beta hydrolase: MGKSIAALAALLVLVAPGGGGREVRRVEVLGDLASAAHVAVVVPGSDVAEADFDRTVGAMARAVRSEADRPDLAVVAWLGYETPSGVGVDAASGRLARTGARALADHVATLPGRVHLLCHSYGTVVCGLAARELAGRGVPVADVALTGSPGVRAGSAAELGAGTRVWAGRADADWIGRVPNTRLLDLGHGPDPADPEFGARALPTGGVTAHDGYYAPGTESLRALARVAVGERP; this comes from the coding sequence ATGGGGAAGTCGATCGCGGCGCTGGCCGCGTTGCTGGTGCTGGTCGCGCCGGGTGGCGGTGGGCGCGAGGTGCGCCGGGTGGAGGTGCTCGGGGACCTGGCGTCCGCCGCGCACGTGGCGGTGGTGGTGCCCGGCTCGGACGTGGCCGAGGCCGACTTCGACCGCACGGTGGGCGCGATGGCCCGCGCCGTGCGGTCCGAGGCCGACCGGCCGGACCTGGCGGTGGTGGCCTGGCTCGGCTACGAGACCCCGTCCGGGGTGGGCGTGGACGCGGCCTCGGGCCGCCTGGCCCGCACCGGGGCCCGCGCGCTCGCCGACCACGTCGCGACCCTGCCCGGCAGGGTGCACCTGCTGTGCCACAGCTACGGCACCGTCGTGTGCGGCCTCGCCGCGCGGGAGCTGGCCGGGCGGGGCGTCCCGGTCGCGGACGTCGCGCTCACCGGCAGCCCCGGCGTGCGGGCGGGCTCGGCGGCGGAGCTGGGCGCGGGCACGCGGGTCTGGGCGGGGCGGGCGGACGCGGACTGGATCGGCCGGGTGCCGAACACCCGGCTGCTCGACCTCGGCCACGGCCCCGACCCCGCCGACCCGGAGTTCGGCGCGCGCGCCCTGCCGACCGGCGGCGTCACCGCGCACGACGGGTACTACGCGCCGGGCACCGAGTCCCTGCGCGCGCTGGCCCGCGTCGCGGTGGGGGAGCGGCCGTGA
- a CDS encoding response regulator, whose amino-acid sequence MIRVLVVDDQEMVREGFSALLDAQPDITVVGAAGDGAEGVAKVRALRPDVVLMDVRMPGVDGIEATGMLADDPARVLVLTTFDLDDYVYEALRAGASGFLLKHAPARELLDAVRVVARGDALLAPSITKRLIEDFVRARPARAVRPPALTALTDRETEVLLMVARGLSNAEVARGLNVAEQTVKTHVSRVLMKLGLRDRAQAVIAAYESGLVVPG is encoded by the coding sequence GTGATCCGGGTGCTGGTGGTCGACGACCAGGAGATGGTGCGGGAGGGGTTCTCGGCGCTGCTCGACGCCCAGCCCGACATCACCGTGGTCGGCGCGGCGGGCGACGGCGCGGAGGGGGTCGCCAAGGTGCGCGCGCTGCGGCCGGACGTGGTGCTGATGGACGTGCGGATGCCCGGCGTCGACGGCATCGAGGCCACCGGGATGCTCGCCGACGACCCGGCGCGGGTGCTCGTGCTCACCACCTTCGACCTGGACGACTACGTGTACGAGGCGCTGCGCGCCGGGGCCAGCGGGTTCCTGCTCAAGCACGCGCCCGCCCGCGAGCTGCTGGACGCGGTGCGGGTCGTCGCGCGCGGCGACGCGCTGCTCGCGCCGTCCATCACCAAGCGGCTCATCGAGGACTTCGTCCGGGCCAGGCCCGCGCGGGCGGTGCGGCCACCGGCGCTGACCGCGCTCACCGACCGGGAGACCGAGGTGCTGCTGATGGTCGCGCGCGGCCTGTCCAACGCCGAGGTCGCGCGCGGGCTGAACGTGGCCGAGCAGACCGTCAAGACGCACGTGAGCCGGGTGCTGATGAAGCTGGGGCTGCGCGACCGCGCCCAGGCGGTGATCGCCGCCTACGAGTCCGGGCTCGTGGTACCGGGGTAG
- a CDS encoding sensor histidine kinase — MIRSAFHVLLQAVLLPDRTRVPVGRLRGPLRAALLVGALVPAIVTSSDYTAHQEPGGWWVALFAATTAPIALLCFSSPLAAWRASLAGLVVIRLITGSGPEILTVGEWLWFPLPLVAVGLVFARPVVLAVACVTALVLAGIALSVNDDFGGYYPTTVLILLLLLLAAYAVGGRGRAERRFHAARDEKAALVERARIAREMHDVVAHHMSMVVVRCETAPYRLPGLPEAAAGEFAELGEVARAAITDMQRLLGVLRAEGQHADLAPQPGLADIADLAPGARVVDARVPEAVGLTAYRVVQEALTNARRHAPGCEVDVRVRLRRGALAVRVRNTGGGASLGGGSGLGLVGMRERVAVHGGTVDAGPSGDGGFEVLARIPLGEGR, encoded by the coding sequence GTGATCCGCTCCGCGTTCCACGTCCTGCTCCAGGCCGTCCTCCTGCCGGACCGGACGCGGGTTCCGGTGGGGCGGCTGCGCGGCCCTTTGCGGGCGGCGCTGCTGGTCGGCGCGCTCGTGCCTGCCATCGTGACCAGCTCGGACTACACCGCCCACCAGGAGCCGGGCGGCTGGTGGGTGGCGCTGTTCGCGGCCACCACGGCCCCGATCGCCCTGCTCTGCTTCTCCTCGCCGCTGGCCGCCTGGCGCGCCTCGCTGGCCGGGCTCGTGGTGATCCGGCTGATCACCGGATCGGGGCCGGAGATCCTCACCGTCGGCGAGTGGCTGTGGTTCCCGCTGCCGCTGGTCGCCGTCGGGCTGGTCTTCGCCCGGCCGGTGGTGCTCGCCGTGGCGTGCGTCACGGCGCTCGTGCTGGCCGGGATCGCGCTCTCGGTCAACGACGACTTCGGCGGGTACTACCCGACCACGGTGCTGATCCTGCTGCTGCTCCTGCTCGCCGCGTACGCCGTCGGCGGGCGGGGGCGGGCCGAGCGGCGCTTCCACGCCGCGCGGGACGAGAAGGCCGCGCTGGTCGAGCGGGCCCGCATCGCGCGGGAGATGCACGACGTGGTCGCCCACCACATGTCCATGGTGGTGGTGCGCTGCGAGACCGCGCCCTACCGGCTGCCGGGGCTGCCCGAGGCGGCGGCCGGGGAGTTCGCCGAGCTGGGCGAGGTGGCCCGCGCCGCGATCACCGACATGCAGCGGCTGCTGGGGGTGCTGCGCGCCGAGGGGCAGCACGCCGACCTGGCCCCGCAGCCGGGGTTGGCCGACATCGCCGACCTGGCTCCCGGCGCGCGGGTGGTGGACGCGCGGGTGCCGGAGGCGGTCGGGCTGACCGCGTACCGGGTGGTGCAGGAGGCGCTGACCAACGCCCGGCGGCACGCGCCGGGGTGCGAGGTGGACGTGCGGGTGCGGCTGCGGCGCGGGGCGCTGGCGGTCAGGGTGCGCAACACCGGCGGCGGGGCGTCGCTGGGCGGGGGGAGCGGGTTGGGGCTGGTGGGGATGCGGGAGCGGGTCGCGGTGCACGGCGGGACGGTGGACGCGGGGCCGTCCGGCGACGGCGGGTTCGAGGTGCTGGCGCGGATCCCGCTGGGGGAGGGGCGGTGA
- a CDS encoding cellulose binding domain-containing protein, producing MKTRTGVLLAVAALAAGSYALIPSASAATNLTATFAKTQDWGSGFEAKFTVANGGSSASNNWKIEFDLPSGTTVGSFWDAQVTRNGDRYTATNRDWNAAVGAGSSVAFGFIGAGGGAPTNCTINGNPCAGTGTGNPGDKAAPSAPGGLKATATTADSVTLAWNASTDNVGVVAYDVYEGGDKATTVASPTAIVSGLTADTSYQFSVVARDAAGNASAKSAALTARTAKKAGTTPEPSPEPSPNPNPNPQPSPDPTPDPQPSPAGGRGAPYLFLGWGNPQSATTVMQQTGVKWFTMAFILSSGGCNPSWDGTRPLTGSVDETTIKAIRAAGGDIVPSFGGWSGNKLGPNCSTPEALAGAYQKVIDAYQLKAIDIDIENSDEFENEVVQDRVLSALKIVKQKNPNVQTIVTFGTGTTGPNFWGNRLIERAGALDAKIDVFTIMPFDFGSSNIATDTISAATGLKNKVKSTFGYSDADAYKHIGISGMNGLSDQKELTTAADWTKIRDWSKNNGLGRLAFWAVNRDRGGCDGQVSASCSGIAQADLEFTRITAGF from the coding sequence ATGAAGACCAGAACGGGCGTGCTGCTCGCCGTCGCGGCTCTCGCGGCGGGTTCCTACGCGCTGATCCCGTCCGCGAGCGCGGCGACCAACCTGACGGCGACCTTCGCCAAGACCCAGGACTGGGGCAGCGGCTTCGAGGCGAAGTTCACCGTCGCCAACGGCGGGTCGTCGGCCTCGAACAACTGGAAGATCGAGTTCGACCTGCCCTCGGGCACCACGGTCGGCTCCTTCTGGGACGCGCAGGTCACCCGGAACGGCGACCGCTACACGGCGACCAACCGGGACTGGAACGCGGCGGTCGGCGCGGGCTCCTCGGTGGCGTTCGGCTTCATCGGTGCGGGCGGCGGAGCCCCGACGAACTGCACCATCAACGGCAACCCCTGCGCGGGCACCGGCACCGGCAACCCCGGCGACAAGGCCGCGCCGAGCGCCCCCGGCGGCCTGAAGGCCACCGCCACCACGGCGGACTCGGTGACGCTGGCCTGGAACGCGTCGACCGACAACGTCGGCGTGGTCGCGTACGACGTGTACGAGGGCGGCGACAAGGCCACCACCGTCGCGAGCCCCACCGCGATCGTGTCCGGCCTGACCGCCGACACCTCGTACCAGTTCAGCGTCGTGGCGCGGGACGCGGCGGGCAACGCCTCGGCGAAGAGCGCGGCGCTGACCGCGAGGACGGCGAAGAAGGCGGGCACCACCCCGGAGCCCTCGCCCGAGCCGTCGCCGAACCCCAACCCCAACCCGCAGCCGAGCCCGGACCCAACCCCGGACCCGCAGCCGTCCCCGGCGGGCGGGCGCGGAGCCCCCTACCTGTTCCTCGGCTGGGGCAACCCGCAGTCGGCGACCACCGTGATGCAGCAGACCGGCGTCAAGTGGTTCACGATGGCGTTCATCCTGTCCTCCGGCGGCTGCAACCCCTCGTGGGACGGCACCCGGCCGCTGACCGGCAGCGTGGACGAGACCACGATCAAGGCGATCCGCGCGGCGGGCGGTGACATCGTGCCCTCGTTCGGCGGCTGGAGCGGCAACAAGCTCGGCCCGAACTGCTCGACCCCCGAGGCGCTGGCGGGCGCGTACCAGAAGGTCATCGACGCCTACCAGCTCAAGGCGATCGACATCGACATCGAGAACTCCGACGAGTTCGAGAACGAGGTCGTGCAGGACCGCGTGCTGTCCGCGCTGAAGATCGTCAAGCAGAAGAACCCGAACGTGCAGACCATCGTCACGTTCGGCACCGGCACCACCGGCCCGAACTTCTGGGGCAACCGCCTCATCGAGCGGGCGGGCGCGCTGGACGCCAAGATCGACGTCTTCACGATCATGCCGTTCGACTTCGGCAGCTCCAACATCGCGACCGACACCATCAGCGCGGCCACCGGGCTGAAGAACAAGGTGAAGTCGACCTTCGGGTACAGCGACGCCGACGCCTACAAGCACATCGGCATCTCGGGCATGAACGGCCTGTCCGACCAGAAGGAGCTGACCACCGCCGCGGACTGGACCAAGATCCGCGACTGGTCGAAGAACAACGGCCTGGGCCGCCTCGCGTTCTGGGCGGTCAACCGGGACCGCGGCGGCTGCGACGGCCAGGTGTCGGCCAGCTGCTCGGGCATCGCGCAGGCCGACCTGGAGTTCACCCGCATCACCGCGGGCTTCTGA
- the metX gene encoding homoserine O-acetyltransferase MetX: MTGWRDGDPAGGRRWHRGALPGLPFRLAYETWGALDEDRSNAVLVLHALTGDSHVAGPAGPGHPTAGWWDGLVGPGLALDTDRWFVVAPNALGGCQGSTGPWDAAPDGRPWGERFPAIGIRDQVAAELGLADALGVRSWAAVVGGSMGGMRALEWAVTAPERVRSLLVLAAPAASSADQIALASAQLHALRLHPEQGMAVARRIAHHGYRTAAELNTRFGRSVQGDGRFAVESYLDHQADKLAKRFDPGSYRVLTEAMNGHDVGRGRGGVRAALGSVTARTLVAGIDSDRLYPLEQQRELAEAIPAAGDLRVVASPYGHDGFLVEEEQVAALLGELLEVRSPR; the protein is encoded by the coding sequence GTGACGGGGTGGCGCGACGGCGATCCCGCAGGCGGGAGGCGGTGGCACCGGGGCGCGCTGCCCGGTCTTCCGTTCCGGCTCGCCTACGAGACCTGGGGCGCGCTGGACGAGGACCGGTCCAACGCGGTGCTCGTGCTGCACGCCCTCACCGGTGACAGCCACGTCGCCGGACCCGCCGGTCCCGGCCACCCGACCGCCGGGTGGTGGGACGGGCTGGTGGGGCCCGGCCTCGCGCTGGACACCGACCGGTGGTTCGTCGTCGCGCCCAACGCGCTGGGCGGCTGCCAGGGCAGCACCGGCCCGTGGGACGCCGCGCCCGACGGGAGGCCCTGGGGCGAGCGGTTCCCCGCCATCGGCATCCGCGACCAGGTGGCCGCCGAGCTGGGGCTGGCCGACGCGCTCGGCGTGCGCTCGTGGGCGGCCGTCGTCGGCGGGTCCATGGGCGGGATGCGGGCGCTGGAGTGGGCGGTGACCGCGCCGGAGCGGGTGCGGTCGCTGCTGGTGCTCGCCGCGCCCGCCGCGTCCAGCGCCGACCAGATCGCGCTCGCCTCGGCCCAGCTGCACGCCCTGCGGCTGCACCCGGAGCAGGGGATGGCGGTGGCCAGGCGGATCGCCCACCACGGGTACCGCACCGCCGCCGAGCTCAACACCCGGTTCGGGCGGAGCGTCCAGGGGGACGGGCGGTTCGCCGTCGAGTCCTACCTGGACCACCAGGCGGACAAGCTGGCGAAGAGGTTCGACCCCGGCAGCTACCGGGTGCTCACCGAGGCCATGAACGGCCACGACGTGGGCCGGGGCCGGGGAGGGGTGCGCGCGGCGCTGGGCTCGGTGACCGCGCGCACCCTCGTCGCCGGGATCGACAGCGACCGGCTCTACCCGCTGGAGCAGCAGCGGGAGCTGGCCGAGGCGATCCCCGCAGCGGGCGACCTGCGCGTCGTGGCCTCGCCGTACGGCCACGACGGGTTCCTCGTGGAGGAGGAGCAGGTCGCCGCGCTGCTGGGGGAGCTGCTGGAGGTCAGAAGCCCGCGGTGA